TTTTGTTTCGGGCTCAGTTATCTGTTCCAGCTCATGGCCTACTTCCACCGCCGCTGGCTCTGGGCGGCCATCCTCCTACTGTGCTGCATGAGACTGCTCGACCTGAACAAACCGGTGGCCTTCCTCGCGCACTGGCAGCGGAATTACAACGCCGCGTCGGCCGGCGGCTGGATCGGCCTGATGATGAACAAATATCTGTTTGGCCATTTCGGCCTCGTCGGCGCGTCCATCATCTTCGCCACCCTTTATTTGATCAGTCTTCTGTTCCTCACCAATTTCCAGCTCGGCGAGTGGCTGCGCGGACTGCTGGTCCGGGGGCCGGACGGAATAACCAAAGAGGAAAAGGACCTCTCCGCGGAAGAAAAGGCGCTGGAACGCCGCGCGCGCGAACTCGAGCGTCAGGCGAAAAAACTCCAGGAACAGGTCGTCAAGGCCGGCCTCGGCCCTGATCTGCAGCCCGTTCCCGAACCCACCGTGCGCGACCTCAGCGTGCCCCAACCCAAGGCTCCCTTCCGTTCCAGCGCCCGCCCCGCCAAAGCCAGGACCACCGAAGCCGAAACCGCCACCGCGCCCGGCGTTGAAGGAGAGGTCATCTCTGCAAAGGAAATCGCCGCTGCCACCACCGCCGACATCCTCCCCAAAACGAAGGACAAATCAAAAGATGCGAAGTCGGACGAGAAGATTCCTGACCCGGCGAAAGACAGGGACGTCGCTTCCGAAAAGGACAAGACCGTGGTCGTTGACGAAAAAACGGCCGTTGAGTCTCCGCCTGTCGTCCATCTGACGCCGGAGGCCTCTTCCAAACCGAAGGCCCAGCCGAAAAAAAACAAACCGATCGCCGTCGCCTCCACGCCGCTGATTGGCAATTACCAGTTGCCCTCCTTCGATTTGCTCAATTACCCCGACCCCACCGTCCGGCCCACCGAATCCAAGGAGGACCTGATGGCCAGCGCGCGGCTCATTCAACAGACCCTCGCGCAGTTCGACATCGAAGTCGCGCTCGGCGACATCACCAAGGGACCGACCATCACCCGCTACGAGCTGCATCCCGCGCCCGGCGTGAAGCTCGAAAAAATCACCGCCCTCAACAATAACATCGCCGCCGCGCTCAAGGCCGAGCGCATCCACATCCTCGCCCCCGTTCCCGGCAAAAGCTCCGTCGGCGTCGAGGTCCCGAACGCCGTCAAGACCAAGGTTATCATCCGCGACCTCCTCGAATCCGAGGAATGGCGCAACTCGCGCACACGCCTCCCGCTCGCACTCGGCAAGGACGTTTACGGTCACCCGATTGTCGCCGACCTCACCGAGATGCCGCACCTGCTCATCGCCGGCAGCACCGGCTCCGGCAAATCCGTCTGCATCAACGCCATCATCACCTCGCTCCTCTATCGCTTCTCGCCCGACCAGCTCCGCTTCGTCATGATCGATCCCAAGGTCGTCGAACTCCAGCAATACAACGCCCTGCCCCACCTCGTCGTCCCCGTGGTCAATGACCCCAAGAAGGTCATCCTCGCCCTCCGCTGGGTCGTCAACGAAATGGAAAAACGCTACCAGATCTTCGCCAAAGTCGGCGTCCGTAACATCAAATCATTCAACGAACGACCCAAGGACAAGCCATTGCCGAAGACCGAACCCGAACTGCCGCTCAAGGCGAAAAAGGAAAAAATCGAGGCCGGCGCCGACGGTTTCGCCGTCGAGGTGGACGAGGAAATCGTCGTGCCGCGCGACGACGACATCGTCATCCCCGAAAAACTCAGCTACATCGTCGTCATCATAGATGAACTGGCGGACCTCATGCTCGTCGCGCCCGCCGACGTGGAAATGGCGATCGCCCGCATCACCCAGATGGCCCGCGCCGCCGGCATCCATTGCATCGTCGCCACCCAGCGCCCCAGCGTGGACGTCATCACCGGCGTCATCAAGGCCAACATCCCCGCGCGCATCGCCTTTCAGGTCGCCGCCAAGGTGGACTCGCGCACGATTCTCGACGCCATGGGCGCCGACAAACTTCTTGGCAAGGGCGACATGCTCTACCTGCCGCCCGGCTCCGCCAAACTCGTCCGCGCCCAGGGCGCCCTCATCACCGACCATGAAATCAACGGCATCGTTGAATTCATCGCCAAACAGGGCAAACCCAGTTACGAAATGGAGATCCACCGGCAACTCTCCAGACCCTCCGCCGCGTTTGGCGTCGAGGAAGGCGCCAGCGACGAGGACGAAGACCTGATTCAACAGTGCATTGAAGTCATCCGCAGCGAACAAAAGGCCAGCGTGTCACTGCTCCAACGACGGTTGCGCCTCGGCTACACGCGTGCCGCGCGCATCATGGACGAACTCGAGAATCGCGGCATCGTCGGCCCCAGCAAAGGCGCCGAACCGCGCGACATCCTTATTGACCTCGACGGCACCGGTGCCGACGGGCAGGGCCAATAACGCCTCCTCCTGCAGGCCTGGTCGCTGACCTGGCGCTCTGCCATAGCTCACTCAACCTTCAAACCTCCCCCTCGTCCGTCCAACGGACTCCTCACGTCCAGACCAGGCTTGCTCATGACCTGCGTGTGAATTTGTGTCGTTGCGACGTCCTTGTGCCCCAATAAAACCCGCACCGTCCGGATGCCTTATCTGTTGTCCAGCAGATGCGTGGAAAAGCTGTGGCGGAGCACGTGCGGGGTGACCGTCCTTTGCAAGTGCGCCTGGCGCGCAAACACGGTCAAACGCCCTCAACCCATGATCAGCTTCGCCGCCTCTTTCGCGGTCGTGCTTTCATGCACGATGGCCATGAGCGCACGCGTCATGCCAGCCGGGTCACGGTGCTGGATGATGTTGCGGCCATAGACGATCCCGGCCGCGCCCTGCTTGATGAGCGTCTCGGTGCGTTCGAGGATTTCCTGGTCCGGCGCTTTGCCGCCGCCGCGGACGAGCACGGGAATGCGTCCGGCTATCTCGACAACCTGGTGATAGACGTTCACGTCATCGGTGGGATCGGCCTTGATGATGTCCGCGCCGAGTTCGACCGCCTGCCGGACCAGCGGCAGGATTTTGTCGAGGTCGCCGTCCACCATGTAGCCGCCGGCCTTCTGGTTCGGCTGAAACACGAGCGGCTCGATCATCAGCGGCACGGCAAAGCTGTCGCACCCGGGTTTGATGCGCAAAATGTTCTGAATGCACTGATCGGTGACCTCCGGCTGTTCCGGAATGCGGAACAAATTCACGACCACGCAGGCGGCATCGAGTCGCAACGCCTGCTCGACCGGCTGCTCGATCATGCGGCTGAACAGCGCGCGCGGCAGTTCCGTGCCATAGACGTTGGCGACATCGGTGCGCAACACGAGCGCGGGTTTTTCCCTGCCGGGCAATGATTGAAGATAGTGCGCCTGGCCAATAGTGAGCTGGATCGCGTCCGGCGCGGCGCCAACGACCGTCTTGACGGCCTGCTCCAGGTTTTCGATTCCTTGCAGAAAACCGCGTTCATTGAAGAAGCCGTGGTCAATGGCCACGTCGAAGCAACGGTTGGATCTGGCATTAAAAAGCCGATTAAGGCGGTAGGTCTTCATAGGGGCGATTTAAGACGGTCCGAGTCATCCCGGAGAAAAAGCGGACATTTGTCAAGGAGAGGACAAACGGCGTACACTGCGAGTCTTCAACCTTGTGACCCCGGCTCCCGCGCAGAATTGGCAACTCGCCCTAAAAAATGCGTCCCAGGCCATGCACGACTTCACCGGTGCATTCGAGACACCAGCCCAGCGCGGTGAACACGCTGACGCGCGAGGTCACCAGGGGCACCCCGAGCAACAGCACGAACACATTCCCCAGCCAGATGATGACCGCGGAAAACAGGCGCCCCTGTTGTGTGATGTCCGATTGGCGCGTCTGCAACGCATGACAGGTGAGCGTCACGTGGAAAGCGTAGGCCGCCCCCACAAGCAGATGGAACCAGACCAGATACCGTGTCCAGCCCCAGATCCAATGCCCAATCATGAACACCACGACCACCGCTGCCACGTACAAGGGGAAAAAATAGGGCGCGAGGGTGATAAGAAAATTGGTTTTGCTGACGACGACATGCCCTCCTTCAGAAGTCGCCTTGAATTTGCGGACGCGCCCCCCGAACAGCCAGGTCCAGAGCGCATGGGTCAGTTCATGACCGAAGACGTAAACCCACATCGGCTTCGGCAGCAAAAGAAGAATTACGAGCCAGCAAGCCGCACCGGCCAGCATCGCCACCCACACGGTGTCAGCGCTTCCGCTGGCCCGCAGCACCATCACCAGCGCCCGCGTCGCGCCGATACAAAACGGCAACAACAGTACTGCGACGATGGTTTTGGCCCATTTCGGCATCGAAAGGTGTCGAAATTAATTGCCCGGGCGGGAATTCAAGGCAACGAAAAAGCCCGTTCCCTCAACGGGAACAGGCTTTGAAAGAAAACTGTTAAATGCTCAAGGCCGCGAAGGATCGCTGCCACTGCCGTAAGTAGCTGGCTGCGGGGGCGTGGACGGGAATGAACTGCCATCAATACGTGTGCTGGAACTTGAGTATTGTCCGCCGAATTGGTCCGCGGCACTGCTGCCATTGCTGCGCTGGCGGGCCGCTTTTTGGATGCTGGCCTGAGCCTGCGGCACTGCCAAAACCATTACGGTAACGAGTCGTTCCCGCATTTTAGGGTTGAGATCAACGATCGCGGCGAAAATGTCGCCCGCTTTATCCGGTGCCGCCAAAGCCGCCGCGGAGGCGATGGCCTCAATCTGATCCGGTGCCGCCTTCACCGCCGCTGCCGCCACTGCTGGTGCCGTGGATGGAGCAGCTTTGATAACGGAACTCACGACGGTTACCGCAGCCGCCGGATTCTTGGCGATCGCGGCGTGAATCACCGCCACAGCCGTCGCTTCTTTTTCCTTCTTCGACGCTTTGGTGACGGCCTCCGACGCTTTCAACGCGAGTTCCGCGCCGGGCGCGTCGTTGATGGATTTGGTAATTGCAGCGGTTTCTTTTTTGGTCAACGCCTGCGCCGGTGAGCCGGCAAAGCACATGAGGGTCGCGAGCACCGCGGCCACGACGAATCGTTTGTTATTTTTCATACTCGGTATTGCAGTCGATTTTTCCCCCGCAAACTGTCCTAACTATTAAACTGCGTTGGCGTTACAGTCAAACGAATAATCTCGGAACTTTTGCCGGAACCAACGGGGCCCGAAAACCCGCCTTTCCATATATTTGGCGGCCCTGCAGTGGTGATTGGAATGAATTGTCAGCGGGGTGGTCGCGATGATTCAATGGGCCGCATGACCAGCGACGATGCGCTGCATATATTCCGGCGGACAGGAGCGTTGCTCGAAGGCCATTTCATCCTGCGCAGCGGGTCGCACAGCCGGCAATTCTTCCAATGCGCACTCGCCCTTCAGCAAATGCCCGTTGTGGAAGAACTGGGGGGGGCGCTCGCCGCCAAGGTTTCTTCGCTTGGCGCCACGACTGTCATTTCACCGGCTATGGGGGGATTGGTCATCGGGCAGGAGGTGGCGCGACGGCTTCGCGCGCGGTTTATCTTCGTCGAGAAGGAGGAAGGCAAACTCGTGTTGCGCCGGGGTTTCAAGATTCTGCCGGGCGAGAGAATTCTGGTGGTCGAGGACGTCGTCACCAAGGGCGGTCGGGTGCAGGAAACCCTCGACATTGTGCGCGTCAACGGCGGGCAGACGGCTGGCGTGGCGATGATAGTGGACCGCTCGAATGGCACGGTGAATTTCGGCGTGCCAACGTTCAGCCTGATCGCGTTGACCGTGGAAACGTTCGAGCCGGACAAATTGCCGCCGGACCTGGCCGGAACCCCAGCGGTAAAACCGGGAAGCAAATGAGCAGGGGCGGATGTTGGGTTTTCTCTTCGAACGGCCGGGAGCATGCCCGACTGCTTGATTGGGTTCCACCGGTGCGATAGGAAAGCCGCGGACGAACAACAGCACGCTTCCATGTTTTTCCTCATTCCTGTTGCTGTGGATTATCGGGCGCGTCGATTGCCTGCCGTCACCTTTACGTTGATCGGGCTCAATGTTCTTCTTTATCTGATCTCGTTCCTGTTCGACCTTGCGGGCAGGAGTGAAATCGATCCGCTGACCATGAACCTGGGGCTGATCCCGGCGGAGAAAACATGGTGGACGTGGATCACCTCCATTTTTATTCACGCCGGTTTTATTCATGTCGCGGGGAACATGATCTACCTGTTTTTGTTCGGCGCCTGCGTGGAGGACATACTGGGGCGTTTGCGTTTCACGATATTCTATCTCGCGGGTGGACTGATCGCGAACCTCAGCCAGGTGTTGCTCACCACTGAAGCGGAAGCGGAGATTCCGATCGTCGGCGCGTCCGGAGCGATATGCGCCTCCATCGGGGCGTTTCTGATTGTTCTGCCGCGCACAAAGATCAACTTTCGCTATTTCGGCTGGGTTTTCTTCCGCGTGTTCAGCGG
The DNA window shown above is from Candidatus Angelobacter sp. and carries:
- a CDS encoding DNA translocase FtsK codes for the protein FCFGLSYLFQLMAYFHRRWLWAAILLLCCMRLLDLNKPVAFLAHWQRNYNAASAGGWIGLMMNKYLFGHFGLVGASIIFATLYLISLLFLTNFQLGEWLRGLLVRGPDGITKEEKDLSAEEKALERRARELERQAKKLQEQVVKAGLGPDLQPVPEPTVRDLSVPQPKAPFRSSARPAKARTTEAETATAPGVEGEVISAKEIAAATTADILPKTKDKSKDAKSDEKIPDPAKDRDVASEKDKTVVVDEKTAVESPPVVHLTPEASSKPKAQPKKNKPIAVASTPLIGNYQLPSFDLLNYPDPTVRPTESKEDLMASARLIQQTLAQFDIEVALGDITKGPTITRYELHPAPGVKLEKITALNNNIAAALKAERIHILAPVPGKSSVGVEVPNAVKTKVIIRDLLESEEWRNSRTRLPLALGKDVYGHPIVADLTEMPHLLIAGSTGSGKSVCINAIITSLLYRFSPDQLRFVMIDPKVVELQQYNALPHLVVPVVNDPKKVILALRWVVNEMEKRYQIFAKVGVRNIKSFNERPKDKPLPKTEPELPLKAKKEKIEAGADGFAVEVDEEIVVPRDDDIVIPEKLSYIVVIIDELADLMLVAPADVEMAIARITQMARAAGIHCIVATQRPSVDVITGVIKANIPARIAFQVAAKVDSRTILDAMGADKLLGKGDMLYLPPGSAKLVRAQGALITDHEINGIVEFIAKQGKPSYEMEIHRQLSRPSAAFGVEEGASDEDEDLIQQCIEVIRSEQKASVSLLQRRLRLGYTRAARIMDELENRGIVGPSKGAEPRDILIDLDGTGADGQGQ
- a CDS encoding aldolase, whose amino-acid sequence is MKTYRLNRLFNARSNRCFDVAIDHGFFNERGFLQGIENLEQAVKTVVGAAPDAIQLTIGQAHYLQSLPGREKPALVLRTDVANVYGTELPRALFSRMIEQPVEQALRLDAACVVVNLFRIPEQPEVTDQCIQNILRIKPGCDSFAVPLMIEPLVFQPNQKAGGYMVDGDLDKILPLVRQAVELGADIIKADPTDDVNVYHQVVEIAGRIPVLVRGGGKAPDQEILERTETLIKQGAAGIVYGRNIIQHRDPAGMTRALMAIVHESTTAKEAAKLIMG
- the pyrE gene encoding orotate phosphoribosyltransferase, giving the protein MTSDDALHIFRRTGALLEGHFILRSGSHSRQFFQCALALQQMPVVEELGGALAAKVSSLGATTVISPAMGGLVIGQEVARRLRARFIFVEKEEGKLVLRRGFKILPGERILVVEDVVTKGGRVQETLDIVRVNGGQTAGVAMIVDRSNGTVNFGVPTFSLIALTVETFEPDKLPPDLAGTPAVKPGSK
- a CDS encoding rhomboid family intramembrane serine protease, whose protein sequence is MFFLIPVAVDYRARRLPAVTFTLIGLNVLLYLISFLFDLAGRSEIDPLTMNLGLIPAEKTWWTWITSIFIHAGFIHVAGNMIYLFLFGACVEDILGRLRFTIFYLAGGLIANLSQVLLTTEAEAEIPIVGASGAICASIGAFLIVLPRTKINFRYFGWVFFRVFSGEFWLSARVVVAFWFVMDFVSLILHLGRDSGGGGIAFGAHVGGTVAGAFVAWIMRKRLKPADSDEVELRPLASARTAPQPVDIYLYVNEQQIGPFARGRIREMLALGTITPETQYWREGMSEWRPIAEL